In Limnobaculum parvum, one DNA window encodes the following:
- the nuoI gene encoding NADH-quinone oxidoreductase subunit NuoI — MTLKELVVGFGTQLRSLWMIFLHAFHKRDTRMYPDVPIYVPPRYRGRIVLTRDPDGEERCVACNLCAVACPVGCISLQKAEMQDGRWYPEFFRINFSRCIFCGMCEEACPTTAIQLTPDFEMADFKRQDLVYEKEDLLISGPGKYPEYSFYRMSGMAIDGKGKGEAENESKPIDLKSLLP; from the coding sequence ATGACATTAAAAGAGTTAGTGGTTGGTTTCGGTACCCAACTGCGCAGTCTGTGGATGATTTTCCTGCACGCGTTTCATAAGCGTGACACGAGAATGTACCCGGATGTACCTATTTACGTCCCACCTCGTTACCGTGGTCGTATTGTTCTGACTCGCGATCCTGATGGGGAAGAGCGTTGCGTTGCCTGTAACCTGTGTGCGGTTGCCTGTCCGGTTGGCTGTATCTCGCTGCAAAAAGCCGAGATGCAGGATGGTCGTTGGTATCCGGAGTTTTTCCGCATTAACTTCTCACGCTGCATTTTCTGCGGCATGTGTGAAGAAGCGTGTCCGACGACGGCAATTCAGCTAACGCCAGACTTTGAAATGGCTGACTTTAAACGTCAGGATCTGGTGTATGAAAAAGAAGATCTGCTGATTTCTGGCCCGGGTAAATACCCTGAGTATAGCTTCTACCGTATGTCTGGTATGGCGATTGACGGCAAGGGTAAAGGCGAAGCGGAAAACGAATCTAAACCAATCGACCTGAAAAGTCTTTTACCCTAA
- the nuoM gene encoding NADH-quinone oxidoreductase subunit M, whose amino-acid sequence MLLPWLILLPFIGGFLCWPSERLGKQVPRYVALISMGLTLVLSLYLWMESGFTVTSPQNMWLAEPFRVDWIPSLGIQIHLALDGLSLLMVVLTAFLGLLAILCSWTEGQRSQGFFHLNLLWILGGVMGVFLAVDMFLFFFFWEIMLVPMYFLIALWGHKGSDGKTRISAATKFFIYAQASSLFMLIAIVGLVFVHFKATGVMTFNYEDLLNTPMSYEVQFMLMLGFFIAFAMKMPVVPLHGWLPDAHSQAPTAGSVDLAGLLLKTAAYGLLRFSLPFFPEASHAFAPIAMWLGVLGIFYGAWMAFVQTDIKRLIAYTSISHMGFVMIAIYSGSVLAYQGAVVQMIAHGLSAAGMFIISGQLYERLHTRDMREMGGLWKRIRYLPALSLFFAVATLGMPGTGNFVGEFMILFGSYPVVPVITVVATFGLVFASVYSLVMMQRAYYGAPKSDKPIAGMNVRELSMVLLLVVLLVLLGVYPQPVLDTSHSAVSTISQWYNAAASVSPDMSIGK is encoded by the coding sequence ATGCTACTACCTTGGCTAATACTTTTACCCTTTATCGGCGGCTTCCTTTGCTGGCCGAGCGAGCGCTTAGGTAAACAAGTGCCTCGTTATGTTGCGCTGATATCGATGGGGTTAACGCTGGTTCTCTCCCTGTATCTGTGGATGGAGAGCGGTTTTACCGTCACTTCGCCGCAGAACATGTGGCTGGCTGAACCATTCCGCGTAGACTGGATCCCAAGCCTTGGCATTCAGATCCATCTGGCATTAGATGGTCTGTCACTGCTGATGGTTGTATTGACGGCTTTTCTGGGGCTGCTGGCTATCCTCTGTTCATGGACAGAGGGTCAGCGCTCTCAGGGTTTCTTCCATTTAAACCTGCTGTGGATTCTTGGCGGGGTAATGGGGGTGTTCCTAGCGGTCGATATGTTCCTGTTCTTCTTCTTCTGGGAGATTATGCTGGTTCCGATGTACTTCCTGATTGCTCTCTGGGGGCATAAAGGATCTGACGGTAAAACCCGCATTAGCGCTGCGACTAAATTCTTTATCTATGCGCAGGCCAGTAGTCTGTTCATGTTGATTGCCATCGTTGGTCTGGTGTTTGTTCACTTCAAAGCCACTGGCGTGATGACCTTCAACTATGAAGACTTGCTGAATACGCCAATGTCCTACGAAGTACAGTTTATGCTGATGCTGGGCTTCTTTATCGCCTTTGCGATGAAAATGCCGGTCGTGCCACTGCATGGCTGGTTGCCGGACGCGCACAGTCAGGCGCCAACCGCAGGTTCTGTTGACCTTGCGGGTCTGCTGTTGAAGACTGCGGCTTATGGCTTGCTGCGTTTCAGTCTGCCGTTCTTCCCGGAGGCGTCTCACGCGTTCGCACCAATTGCCATGTGGCTGGGTGTGTTGGGGATCTTCTACGGTGCATGGATGGCGTTTGTTCAGACCGATATTAAACGTTTGATCGCTTACACCAGTATTTCCCATATGGGCTTCGTGATGATCGCTATCTATAGCGGCAGCGTGTTGGCTTATCAGGGTGCGGTGGTACAGATGATTGCTCACGGTCTGTCGGCGGCGGGGATGTTTATCATCAGTGGTCAACTGTATGAGCGTCTGCATACTCGCGATATGCGTGAAATGGGCGGTCTGTGGAAGCGTATTCGTTATTTACCAGCACTGTCGCTGTTCTTTGCCGTAGCGACTTTGGGTATGCCGGGAACCGGTAACTTCGTTGGTGAATTCATGATTCTGTTTGGAAGCTATCCGGTAGTTCCGGTTATTACCGTGGTGGCAACGTTTGGTTTGGTATTCGCATCAGTTTACTCACTGGTTATGATGCAACGTGCTTATTACGGTGCACCAAAATCTGATAAACCCATTGCAGGCATGAACGTGCGCGAGCTGTCCATGGTGCTGTTACTGGTGGTGTTACTGGTACTGTTAGGCGTTTACCCTCAGCCGGTTCTGGATACGTCACACTCTGCGGTGAGCACCATTTCTCAATGGTACAACGCTGCGGCCTCCGTATCTCCAGACATGTCTATAGGAAAGTAA
- the nuoH gene encoding NADH-quinone oxidoreductase subunit NuoH, which produces MSWLTPEVTDTLIAIGKAVVILLVVVTCGALMSFGERRLLSLFQDRYGPNRVGPFGSLQIVADMIKMFFKEDWVPNFSDKMIFTLAPIIAFSSMLLAFAIVPVTPTWGVSDLNIGILFFFMLAGLAVYAVLFAGWSSNNKYALLGAMRASAQTLSYEVFLGLSLMGIVAVTGSFNMRDIVEAQADVWFVIPQFFGFVTFVIAGIAVCHRHPFDQPEAEQELADGYHIEYSGMKFGLFFVGEYVGIVTISALIVTLFFGGWQGPFLPPILWFALKTGFFMMMFILVRASLPRPRYDQVMSFGWRVCLPLTLLNLLVTAAIILIKAQ; this is translated from the coding sequence ATGAGTTGGCTGACTCCGGAAGTGACGGATACTCTGATTGCTATCGGTAAAGCAGTAGTGATCCTGCTGGTGGTGGTAACTTGCGGTGCACTGATGAGTTTCGGTGAGCGCCGCCTGTTATCTCTGTTTCAGGATCGTTATGGACCAAACCGCGTAGGGCCGTTTGGTTCACTGCAAATCGTAGCGGACATGATCAAGATGTTCTTCAAAGAGGACTGGGTTCCCAACTTCTCTGACAAGATGATCTTTACTCTGGCACCGATTATCGCCTTCAGCTCAATGCTACTGGCTTTCGCTATCGTACCGGTTACCCCGACCTGGGGCGTATCTGACCTGAATATCGGCATTCTGTTTTTCTTTATGCTGGCAGGTCTGGCGGTCTATGCGGTGCTGTTTGCAGGCTGGTCAAGTAACAACAAATATGCACTGTTAGGTGCCATGCGCGCCTCGGCGCAAACCCTGAGCTATGAAGTGTTCCTGGGCTTGTCGCTAATGGGTATTGTTGCGGTGACCGGCTCGTTTAACATGCGCGATATCGTAGAAGCACAGGCTGACGTCTGGTTTGTGATTCCGCAGTTCTTTGGCTTTGTCACCTTTGTGATAGCGGGCATCGCAGTATGTCACCGTCATCCATTTGACCAGCCGGAAGCGGAACAGGAACTGGCTGACGGTTACCACATTGAATATTCCGGTATGAAGTTCGGTCTGTTCTTCGTGGGTGAATACGTCGGTATCGTCACTATTTCTGCCTTAATTGTGACGCTGTTCTTTGGTGGCTGGCAGGGGCCGTTCTTACCACCAATCTTGTGGTTTGCACTGAAAACCGGCTTCTTCATGATGATGTTTATTCTGGTGCGGGCATCATTGCCTCGTCCACGTTATGACCAGGTGATGTCTTTTGGCTGGCGCGTTTGCTTGCCGTTGACGCTGTTGAACCTGCTGGTTACCGCGGCCATCATTCTGATCAAAGCGCAATAA
- the nuoF gene encoding NADH-quinone oxidoreductase subunit NuoF — protein MSGPTFLGPQRILTEEQHPLTWRLRADQQPVWFDEYRSKSGYVGAEKALKGMAPDDVVSTVKDSGLSGRGGAGFSTGLKWSLMPKDESMNVRYILCNADEMEPGTYKDRLLMEQLPHLLVEGMLIGGFALKAYRGYIFLRGEYIEAADHLRRAIEEAKKAGFLGKNILGSGFDFELFVHTGAGRYICGEETALINSLEGRRANPRSKPPFPATSGAWGKPTCVNNVETLCNVPSIVQHGPEWYRGLSAGKSQDAGTKLMGFSGRVKNPGLWELPFGITARELLEDYAGGMQDGLKLKAWQPGGAGTDFLTEAHLDLPMDFANIAKAGSRLGTALAMAVDDKISMVGLTRNLEEFFARESCGWCTPCRDGLPWSVKILTALEKGEGQPGDVETLEQLCRFLSPGHTFCALAPGAVEPLQSAIKYFREEFEAGIKVKTFSNLNPIAGIQPNLLKQRW, from the coding sequence ATGAGCGGGCCAACATTTTTAGGACCTCAACGTATCCTGACGGAAGAGCAACATCCGCTGACTTGGCGCCTGCGTGCTGACCAGCAGCCGGTATGGTTTGATGAGTACCGTAGCAAAAGCGGTTATGTCGGTGCGGAAAAAGCCCTGAAGGGAATGGCGCCGGATGACGTGGTTTCTACCGTCAAAGACTCAGGCTTAAGCGGTCGCGGCGGCGCAGGTTTCTCCACCGGTCTTAAGTGGAGCCTGATGCCGAAAGACGAAAGCATGAATGTCCGTTATATCCTGTGTAACGCAGATGAGATGGAACCGGGCACTTATAAAGACCGTCTGCTGATGGAGCAACTGCCTCATCTGCTGGTTGAAGGTATGCTGATTGGTGGTTTTGCTCTGAAAGCCTATCGCGGTTATATCTTCCTGCGTGGCGAATATATTGAAGCAGCCGACCACCTGCGTCGTGCCATTGAAGAGGCGAAAAAAGCCGGTTTCTTGGGCAAGAACATTTTAGGCAGCGGGTTTGATTTTGAACTGTTTGTGCACACTGGTGCAGGGCGTTATATCTGTGGTGAAGAAACCGCATTGATTAACTCACTGGAAGGCCGTCGTGCTAACCCTCGCTCTAAGCCTCCGTTCCCGGCCACTTCGGGTGCATGGGGTAAACCAACCTGCGTAAACAACGTAGAAACCTTGTGCAACGTGCCTTCTATTGTTCAGCACGGTCCAGAATGGTATCGCGGATTATCTGCCGGTAAGAGTCAAGATGCGGGGACTAAACTGATGGGCTTCTCAGGGCGGGTGAAGAATCCGGGCCTGTGGGAATTGCCTTTCGGTATTACCGCGCGTGAACTGCTGGAAGATTATGCCGGTGGTATGCAGGATGGTCTGAAGCTGAAAGCTTGGCAGCCGGGTGGTGCAGGAACCGATTTTCTGACCGAAGCACACCTCGATTTACCAATGGACTTTGCCAATATAGCAAAAGCCGGCAGCCGTTTAGGTACCGCCTTGGCGATGGCCGTTGATGACAAAATTAGTATGGTTGGATTGACTCGCAATCTCGAAGAATTCTTCGCGCGCGAATCCTGCGGCTGGTGTACCCCGTGCCGTGACGGTTTACCGTGGAGCGTGAAAATTCTGACCGCACTGGAAAAAGGCGAAGGCCAGCCGGGGGATGTTGAAACCCTTGAACAACTGTGCCGTTTTCTGTCGCCGGGCCATACCTTCTGTGCCTTGGCACCGGGAGCCGTTGAGCCATTACAGAGCGCGATTAAGTATTTCCGTGAAGAGTTTGAAGCGGGTATTAAAGTAAAAACTTTTAGTAACCTGAATCCAATCGCCGGGATCCAGCCAAACCTGCTGAAGCAGCGTTGGTAA
- the nuoL gene encoding NADH-quinone oxidoreductase subunit L: MNQNLLYLTILLPLLGFLLLAFSRGRWSENTSATVGVGSIGLAALVTAWIVYSFVSQGNPAEVSQQVLWTWMKVDNFDISVTLTLDSLSVTMLSVVVGVGFFIHLYASWYMRGEEGYSRFFAYTNLFIASMVVLVLADNLLLMYLGWEGVGLCSYLLIGFYYTNPNNGAAAMKAFIVTRVGDVFLAIGLFILFHELGTLNIREMLELAPQKFAAGSTALNWATLMLVGGAVGKSAQLPLQTWLADAMAGPTPVSALIHAATMVTAGVYLIARTNGLFLLTPEVLNLVGVIGGVTLLLAGFAALVQTDIKRVLAYSTMSQLGYMFLALGVQAWDAAIFHLMTHAFFKALLFLSSGSVILACHHEQNIFKMGGLRKKIPLVYVCFLVGGAALSALPMVTSGFFSKDKILFEAYASGHFNLMLAGLVGAFLTSLYTFRMIFIVFHGEEKTEAHSVGGISHSLPLVVLLVLSTAVGAFLALPLNGVLPVHEWPEEGKLMLEMISGGVAIVGILLAAVLYLGKRQLVTSIAQSAPGKLLSTWWYNAWGFDWLYDKVFVKPYLAVAKLLQRDPLNSLMNLTAMFVRLCNRTMVVSENGLLRWYAASMALGAVVVLALLLWV; the protein is encoded by the coding sequence ATGAACCAGAACCTACTATATCTAACAATTTTGCTACCGCTGCTGGGCTTTTTGCTGCTGGCATTCTCCCGCGGTCGCTGGTCTGAGAACACTTCTGCTACGGTGGGTGTGGGTTCTATCGGTCTGGCAGCTCTGGTTACGGCGTGGATAGTTTATAGCTTTGTCTCTCAGGGCAATCCGGCAGAAGTATCTCAACAGGTACTCTGGACCTGGATGAAAGTGGATAACTTCGATATCAGCGTGACGTTAACGCTGGATAGCCTGTCGGTCACCATGCTGTCAGTGGTAGTAGGCGTAGGCTTCTTCATTCACCTGTATGCCTCATGGTATATGCGTGGTGAAGAGGGGTATTCCCGTTTCTTTGCTTATACCAACCTGTTTATCGCCAGCATGGTGGTTTTGGTACTGGCCGACAACTTACTGCTGATGTATCTCGGCTGGGAAGGGGTAGGGCTGTGTAGTTACCTGTTAATTGGTTTCTACTATACCAATCCAAACAATGGCGCAGCGGCCATGAAAGCCTTTATCGTGACCCGTGTGGGTGACGTGTTCTTGGCGATTGGTCTGTTTATCCTGTTCCACGAACTGGGTACGCTGAATATTCGTGAGATGCTGGAACTGGCTCCGCAGAAATTTGCGGCAGGTTCAACGGCGCTGAACTGGGCAACCCTGATGTTAGTGGGTGGTGCAGTGGGTAAATCAGCACAGTTACCGTTACAAACCTGGTTGGCCGATGCGATGGCGGGGCCAACACCGGTTTCTGCTCTGATCCACGCCGCGACCATGGTTACCGCGGGTGTTTATCTGATTGCCCGTACTAACGGTCTGTTCCTGCTGACGCCAGAGGTACTGAATCTGGTGGGTGTGATCGGCGGTGTGACCTTGTTGCTGGCCGGTTTTGCCGCATTGGTTCAAACCGATATTAAACGTGTTCTGGCCTACTCAACCATGAGTCAGCTGGGTTACATGTTCCTGGCGCTGGGCGTACAGGCATGGGACGCAGCAATCTTCCACCTGATGACTCACGCTTTCTTTAAAGCGCTGTTATTCCTGTCATCCGGCTCGGTGATTCTGGCTTGCCACCATGAGCAAAACATTTTCAAAATGGGCGGATTACGTAAGAAGATCCCTCTGGTGTATGTTTGCTTCCTGGTGGGTGGTGCGGCACTGTCTGCATTACCAATGGTCACGTCTGGCTTCTTTAGTAAGGATAAGATCCTGTTTGAAGCCTATGCATCAGGCCACTTTAACTTAATGCTGGCAGGTTTAGTCGGGGCGTTCCTGACTTCGCTGTATACCTTCCGCATGATCTTTATTGTGTTCCACGGTGAAGAGAAAACCGAAGCGCATTCAGTGGGTGGGATTTCTCATTCGTTACCGCTGGTGGTGCTGTTGGTGTTATCAACCGCTGTGGGCGCTTTCCTTGCGCTGCCGCTGAACGGTGTATTACCGGTTCACGAGTGGCCTGAAGAAGGCAAACTGATGTTAGAGATGATCTCCGGTGGTGTGGCGATTGTCGGTATCTTACTGGCTGCGGTGCTGTATCTGGGCAAACGTCAACTGGTTACCAGCATTGCACAAAGCGCACCGGGCAAACTGCTCTCTACTTGGTGGTATAACGCGTGGGGCTTTGACTGGCTGTATGACAAGGTGTTTGTTAAGCCTTATCTGGCCGTGGCGAAGTTGTTACAGCGCGATCCGCTGAACTCTCTGATGAACCTGACGGCGATGTTTGTCCGCTTATGTAATCGTACGATGGTGGTCAGTGAAAATGGTCTGTTGCGCTGGTACGCCGCGTCAATGGCTTTGGGTGCAGTGGTCGTATTGGCTCTGTTATTGTGGGTTTAA
- the nuoE gene encoding NADH-quinone oxidoreductase subunit NuoE has protein sequence MTDKEIFTLSAEELEAIEHEKHHYEDPRAASIEALKLVQKKRGWVPDGAIGAIADVLGIPASDVEGVATFYSQIYRRPVGRHVIRYCDSVVCYINGYKAIQAALERKLEIKPGQTTFDGRFTLLPTCCLGNCDKGPSMMIDEDTHEHLKPEDIEKLLEQYQ, from the coding sequence ATGACCGATAAAGAAATTTTCACGCTGAGTGCGGAAGAGCTCGAAGCCATTGAGCACGAGAAACATCATTACGAAGATCCGCGCGCGGCATCGATTGAAGCACTGAAGCTGGTGCAGAAGAAACGCGGCTGGGTTCCTGATGGTGCCATTGGGGCAATTGCTGATGTGTTAGGCATTCCTGCCAGTGACGTAGAGGGTGTAGCCACTTTCTACAGCCAGATTTATCGTCGCCCGGTTGGTCGTCATGTGATTCGCTACTGCGACAGCGTAGTGTGTTACATCAATGGCTATAAGGCGATTCAGGCCGCGCTTGAGAGAAAGCTGGAGATCAAGCCGGGCCAAACCACCTTTGATGGACGTTTCACCCTGTTGCCAACCTGCTGTTTAGGTAACTGTGACAAAGGGCCAAGTATGATGATCGACGAGGACACTCACGAACATCTGAAACCGGAAGATATTGAGAAACTACTGGAGCAATATCAATGA
- the nuoJ gene encoding NADH-quinone oxidoreductase subunit J, producing the protein MEVAFYISAAIAVLATLRVITHTNPVHALLFLIVSLLAISCVFFSLGAYFAGALEIIVYAGAIMVLFVFVVMMLNLGDSVAHQEREWLKPGVWLGPAALCLVLLVILCIGIYSAAGQPIYGDMVDAKRVGVSLFGPYVLAVELASMLLLAGLVVAYHLGRENKSAEASINKTEEQA; encoded by the coding sequence GTGGAAGTTGCATTTTATATTTCAGCGGCCATTGCCGTTCTGGCAACGCTAAGGGTGATTACACATACCAATCCGGTGCATGCGCTGCTGTTTTTAATCGTCTCGCTGCTGGCTATTTCCTGCGTGTTCTTCTCGCTGGGAGCCTACTTTGCCGGTGCGCTTGAAATTATCGTTTACGCCGGGGCCATTATGGTGCTGTTCGTGTTCGTGGTGATGATGCTGAATCTGGGTGATTCGGTTGCTCATCAGGAGCGCGAGTGGCTGAAACCCGGTGTATGGCTTGGCCCTGCGGCACTGTGTCTGGTGCTGTTAGTGATCCTGTGCATTGGTATCTATAGCGCAGCGGGTCAACCTATTTATGGGGATATGGTAGACGCGAAACGAGTAGGTGTGAGCCTGTTCGGTCCTTACGTTCTTGCCGTTGAACTGGCTTCTATGCTGCTGTTAGCAGGTCTTGTTGTTGCTTACCACTTAGGTCGTGAGAACAAGAGTGCTGAAGCGTCGATTAACAAAACGGAGGAACAAGCATGA
- the nuoK gene encoding NADH-quinone oxidoreductase subunit NuoK has protein sequence MIPLEHGLILAAILFALGLAGLLIRRNLLFMLISLEIMINAVALAFVVAGSFWQQPDGQVMYILVISLAAAEASIGLALLLQLHRRRQTLNVDSVSEMRG, from the coding sequence ATGATCCCATTGGAACATGGTCTGATACTGGCGGCGATTCTGTTCGCGCTGGGTCTGGCCGGGCTGCTGATCCGTCGTAATTTGTTATTCATGCTGATCAGCCTGGAAATCATGATCAACGCCGTAGCGTTGGCGTTTGTAGTGGCGGGTAGCTTTTGGCAACAGCCGGATGGACAGGTGATGTACATTCTGGTGATTAGCCTTGCAGCGGCAGAGGCCAGTATTGGTCTGGCGCTGTTATTACAGCTTCATCGTCGTCGTCAAACCCTGAATGTCGACTCTGTCAGTGAGATGCGCGGATGA
- the nuoG gene encoding NADH-quinone oxidoreductase subunit NuoG codes for MATIHVDGEEYEVNGAENLLQACLSLGLDIPYFCWHPALGSVGACRQCAVKQFQGPDDKRGRLVMSCMTPASDGSYIAIEDEEAKKFREAVVEFLMVNHPHDCPVCEEGGNCHLQDMTVMSGHSFRKYRFNKRTHNNQELGPFINHEMNRCIACYRCVRYYKDYAGGEDFGVYGSHDNVYFGRPEDGTLESEFSGNLVEVCPTGVFTDKTHSERYNRKWDMQFAPSICQQCSVGCNTSPGERYGELRRIENRYNGTVNHYFLCDRGRFGYGYVNLKDRPRSPQQLRGQDWIHLNPEQAMEGAADVLRQSKKTIGIGSPRASLESNYALRQLVGAENYSSGMEAGELARVQLMQKVMRESGLYTPSLREMEGYDAVLVLGEDVTQTGARIALALRQAVKGKAREMAAAQRVADWQIAAVQNIGQHAKYPLFVTNVDSTRLDDVAAWNYSASVAEQARLGFAIAHGIDSSAPAVADLSASLKGKVDIIVQALSGARKPLIVTGSGAGSEEIIRAATNIALALKKQGLETGITFVAAEANSMGVAMMGGSSIDEALTQIESGEADTLIVMENDLYRHASRARIDAALAKVENLIVVDHQRTDVMDKATLILSAASFAESDGTLVNQEGRAQRFFQVYEPSFYDKDPAHKSYILESWRWLHSLDSVYNSRRLDWTLLDHVVSAVAQEFPPLAGIVNAAPDASFRIKGLKIAREPHRYSGRTAMMADVSVHEKRQPQDNDTAFAYSMEGYSAPEADRQQIPFAWAPGWNSPQAWNKFQSEVGGKLRSGDPGVRLIEKAESGELAYFDAVVNVAANGENSWQVAPYYHLFGSDEMSQRSDVIQQRMPAAYVMLNPQDAAKLSVKVGSVVAFSCEGSELKLPVRISDALEVGFIGLPLGLPGISPALVGKRVDNLKETTV; via the coding sequence ATGGCAACGATTCATGTAGACGGCGAAGAATACGAAGTTAATGGTGCCGAGAACCTGCTGCAAGCATGTCTCTCACTGGGCCTCGATATTCCTTACTTTTGCTGGCATCCGGCGCTCGGTAGCGTCGGCGCTTGCCGCCAATGTGCGGTTAAGCAGTTCCAGGGGCCTGATGATAAACGCGGGCGTTTGGTAATGTCATGTATGACACCGGCATCTGACGGTAGCTATATCGCTATTGAAGATGAAGAAGCCAAAAAATTCCGCGAAGCCGTCGTGGAGTTCTTAATGGTAAACCACCCTCACGACTGTCCGGTCTGTGAGGAGGGCGGAAACTGTCATTTACAAGATATGACCGTAATGTCCGGTCATAGCTTCCGTAAATATCGTTTTAATAAGCGTACGCACAACAATCAGGAGTTGGGGCCTTTCATTAATCATGAAATGAACCGCTGTATTGCCTGTTATCGCTGTGTTCGTTATTACAAAGATTACGCGGGCGGTGAAGACTTTGGCGTATATGGTTCCCATGACAACGTCTACTTCGGGCGTCCGGAGGACGGCACCCTAGAAAGCGAATTCTCAGGTAATCTGGTGGAAGTCTGTCCTACCGGTGTATTCACCGATAAGACTCACTCCGAGCGCTACAACCGTAAATGGGATATGCAGTTTGCCCCAAGCATTTGCCAGCAGTGTAGCGTCGGCTGTAATACCAGCCCGGGAGAACGTTATGGTGAATTGCGCCGGATTGAGAACCGTTACAACGGCACGGTAAACCACTATTTCTTATGTGACCGTGGTCGTTTTGGCTATGGTTACGTTAACCTGAAAGATCGTCCACGCAGTCCGCAGCAGTTACGCGGTCAGGACTGGATTCACCTGAATCCGGAACAGGCGATGGAAGGTGCCGCAGACGTTCTGCGTCAGTCTAAGAAAACCATCGGTATTGGCTCACCACGCGCCAGTCTGGAAAGTAACTATGCGTTACGTCAGTTGGTCGGTGCTGAAAACTATTCCAGCGGTATGGAAGCCGGGGAGTTAGCCCGGGTTCAACTGATGCAGAAAGTGATGCGTGAAAGCGGTTTATATACCCCTTCATTGCGCGAAATGGAAGGCTATGATGCGGTGCTGGTACTGGGTGAAGATGTCACTCAAACCGGTGCACGTATTGCTCTGGCACTGCGTCAGGCCGTGAAAGGCAAAGCGCGCGAGATGGCTGCAGCCCAGCGCGTTGCCGACTGGCAAATTGCCGCGGTACAAAACATTGGTCAACATGCGAAATATCCGCTGTTTGTTACCAACGTTGATAGCACTCGACTTGATGATGTTGCCGCTTGGAACTACAGCGCTTCCGTTGCTGAGCAGGCGCGTTTAGGCTTTGCCATTGCTCACGGTATTGACAGTTCTGCGCCAGCGGTAGCGGATTTATCGGCATCGCTAAAAGGTAAAGTCGATATCATCGTTCAGGCGTTATCCGGTGCCAGAAAGCCATTAATCGTTACCGGCAGCGGTGCTGGCAGCGAAGAGATTATTCGGGCAGCAACCAATATCGCGCTGGCGCTGAAAAAGCAGGGTCTAGAAACCGGTATCACCTTTGTTGCGGCAGAAGCCAACAGCATGGGTGTGGCAATGATGGGTGGTAGCTCCATTGATGAGGCGCTGACTCAAATTGAAAGCGGTGAAGCCGATACCTTAATCGTGATGGAGAATGACCTATACCGTCATGCTTCCCGAGCGCGTATTGATGCGGCACTGGCCAAAGTCGAAAATCTCATCGTTGTTGACCATCAGCGAACAGATGTGATGGATAAAGCGACCCTGATTCTTTCCGCGGCAAGCTTCGCAGAAAGCGACGGTACGCTGGTGAATCAGGAAGGCCGCGCTCAACGCTTCTTCCAGGTTTATGAGCCATCGTTTTACGATAAAGATCCTGCCCATAAGAGCTATATTCTGGAAAGCTGGCGCTGGCTGCACTCGCTAGACAGCGTGTATAACAGCCGTCGCCTTGACTGGACGTTGTTGGATCATGTGGTTAGCGCGGTAGCACAAGAATTCCCACCGTTGGCGGGTATTGTTAACGCCGCACCGGATGCGTCATTCCGTATTAAAGGTCTAAAAATTGCCCGTGAGCCTCATCGTTACAGCGGTCGTACCGCAATGATGGCCGATGTCAGCGTGCATGAAAAACGTCAGCCTCAGGATAATGACACCGCCTTTGCTTATTCAATGGAAGGCTATAGCGCACCTGAAGCCGATCGTCAGCAAATCCCGTTTGCCTGGGCTCCAGGCTGGAACTCACCGCAGGCGTGGAACAAATTCCAGTCTGAAGTGGGTGGGAAACTGCGTTCTGGCGATCCGGGCGTACGTCTGATTGAGAAAGCGGAAAGCGGCGAACTGGCCTATTTTGATGCGGTAGTGAATGTAGCGGCTAACGGCGAAAACAGCTGGCAGGTCGCACCTTATTACCATCTGTTTGGCAGTGACGAAATGTCACAGCGTTCCGATGTGATTCAGCAACGTATGCCAGCGGCTTATGTGATGCTGAATCCACAAGACGCCGCCAAACTGAGCGTCAAGGTTGGTTCGGTAGTGGCGTTCAGCTGCGAAGGTTCCGAGCTGAAGCTGCCGGTGAGAATCAGCGATGCGCTGGAAGTGGGCTTTATTGGTCTGCCTTTGGGCTTACCGGGCATTTCTCCTGCTCTGGTTGGCAAGCGCGTTGACAACCTGAAGGAGACGACGGTATGA